In Peromyscus eremicus chromosome 2, PerEre_H2_v1, whole genome shotgun sequence, a single genomic region encodes these proteins:
- the Hpdl gene encoding 4-hydroxyphenylpyruvate dioxygenase-like protein produces the protein MAAHARRLCHVAFHVPAGQPLAKDLHRLFGFQPLAVREAGGWRQLALRSGDAVFLVNEGSGPGEPLYGLDPHHSVPSATNLCFDVEDVGGAARALAAQGCDVPVPPTSVRDAQGTAIYTVVSSPVGNLSFTLLQRAGYGGSFLPGFRPLPCTPGPPWVSHVDHLTLACTSGSSPTLRRWFQDCLGFRHLPLSPGEDPELGLEVAAGSGRGGLRLTALQIPPDSTVPTLVLAESLPGPTNIQDQVEQFLARHQGPGLQHVGLYTPNIMEASEGVAKAGGQLLTPPEAYYQQPGKEEQIVAAGHKPSLLERQGILLDGDKDTFLLQVFTKSLFTEDTFFLELIQRQGATGFGQNNIRALWQSVQEEAARAQGA, from the coding sequence ATGGCTGCGCACGCCCGCCGTCTGTGCCATGTCGCTTTCCATGTGCCTGCCGGGCAGCCGCTAGCGAAGGACCTCCACCGCCTCTTCGGCTTCCAGCCCCTGGCGGTGCGGGAAGCAGGCGGCTGGAGACAGCTGGCCCTGCGCAGCGGAGACGCTGTCTTTCTAGTGAACGAGGGCTCGGGGCCGGGGGAGCCACTGTATGGCCTGGATCCGCATCACTCGGTGCCCAGCGCCACGAACCTGTGCTTCGACGTGGAGGATGTGGGCGGTGCCGCCCGGGCGCTGGCCGCACAGGGCTGCGACGTGCCGGTACCACCCACTAGTGTGAGGGATGCACAGGGCACAGCCATCTACACGGTGGTCAGCTCTCCGGTTGGTAACCTTAGCTTTACGTTGCTGCAGCGTGCTGGCTATGGAGGATCCTTCCTGCCCGGATTCAGACCGCTGCCTTGCACACCTGGCCCTCCCTGGGTCAGCCACGTGGACCACTTGACCTTGGCCTGCACCTCTGGCAGCTCCCCTACACTTAGGCGTTGGTTCCAGGACTGCCTAGGGTTTCGTCACTTGCCGCTGAGCCCAGGTGAGGATCCGGAGCTGGGCCTCGAGGTGGCTGCAGGGTCTGGGCGAGGGGGATTACGGCTTACTGCCCTGCAGATCCCACCTGACAGCACAGTCCCCACCCTCGTACTGGCAGAGTCCCTGCCGGGACCCACCAACATACAAGACCAGGTAGAGCAATTTCTAGCCCGGCACCAGGGGCCAGGTCTGCAGCACGTAGGACTGTACACTCCCAACATCATGGAAGCTTCTGAGGGGGTGGCGAAGGCAGGAGGTCAGCTCCTGACCCCTCCTGAAGCTTACTACCAGCAGCCCGGCAAAGAGGAACAAATCGTAGCTGCAGGGCACAAGCCTAGCCTTCTAGAACGGCAGGGAATTCTACTAGATGGCGACAAAGACACGTTCTTGCTTCAGGTCTTCACCAAGTCCCTCTTCACTGAGGACACCTTCTTTCTGGAGCTGATTCAGAGACAGGGAGCCACAGGCTTTGGCCAGAACAACATCCGGGCACTATGGCAGTCCGTGCAAGAGGAAGCTGCCAGGGCCCAGGGAGCATAA